In Oncorhynchus tshawytscha isolate Ot180627B linkage group LG06, Otsh_v2.0, whole genome shotgun sequence, the following are encoded in one genomic region:
- the LOC112252828 gene encoding cytochrome P450 1B1, which translates to MDMHIIFEEMTWPSPRSILLASLTVVFAVHLWRRIRRNWDVCSPPGPFAWPVIGNAVEVGKTPHLYFSRMARKYGDVFRIKLGCRDVVVLNGDAIRQALIKKGYDFAGRPDFTSFQYVSNGDGIAFGKFSEWWKVHRKVAQSTVRMFSTGNMNSKKTFENHVVCEVRELLRLFLGKTQEHKYFQPMTYLVVSTANIMTAVCFGKRYSYDDAEFAQVVGRNDQFTQTVGAGSIVDVMPWLQYFPNPIKTIFDNFKELNREFSKFIVTKVVEHRKTIQQSTIRDMTDAFIMALDHSQDSSTGVSPGKDYVPPTIGDIFGASQDTLSTALQWIILILVRFPHIQLRLQEEVDKVVYRSRLPTIEDQSQLPYVMAFIYEVMRFTSFVPLTIPHSTINDTTIMGYTILKDTVIFINQWSSNHDPARWTQPETFDPLRFLDQDSSLNKDLASSVLIFSLGKRRCIGEELSKMQLFLFTALLAHQAHFSPDPDKLPTIDYTYGLTLKPNNFSIAVNLRDTMDVLEEASQKPFYGETQEDTGNSRSD; encoded by the exons ATGGACATGCACATTATATTCGAGGAGATGACCTGGCCATCGCCACGGAGTATATTATTGGCGTCTTTGACTGTCGTCTTTGCAGTGCACCTGTGGCGCAGGATCAGGCGGAACTGGGACGTATGCAGCCCGCCTGGACCCTTCGCTTGGCCGGTCATTGGGAACGCAGTAGAGGTTGGCAAAACTCCTCACCTCTATTTCTCTCGCATGGCACGGAAATATGGGGATGTCTTTCGAATCAAACTCGGCTGCCGGGACGTTGTGGTGCTGAATGGCGACGCAATCAGGCAGGCGCTCATCAAAAAGGGATATGATTTCGCAGGCAGACCGGACTTTACTTCTTTTCAATACGTTTCCAATGGCGATGGCATTGCTTTTGGAAAATTCAGCGAATGGTGGAAAGTGCACCGAAAAGTAGCCCAATCTACTGTTCGGATGTTTTCCACCGGCAACATGAACTCCAAAAAGACCTTCGAAAACCACGTTGTCTGCGAAGTTAGGGAGCTGCTCCGTCTTTTCCTGGGAAAAACGCAAGAGCACAAATATTTCCAGCCGATGACATACTTGGTGGTATCAACAGCTAACATAATGACCGCCGTGTGCTTTGGAAAGAGGTATTCCTACGACGACGCAGAGTTTGCGCAAGTTGTGGGACGAAATGATCAATTCACCCAAACAGTAGGGGCTGGGAGCATCGTTGATGTGATGCCTTGGCTCCAGTATTTTCCCAACCCAATAAAAAccatttttgacaattttaaagAGCTCAACCGGGAGTTCAGTAAATTTATCGTTACTAAGGTTGTCGAGCATCGAAAGACCATTCAGCAAAGCACAATCCGGGACATGACAGATGCTTTCATCATGGCATTGGACCATTCTCAGGACAGCTCGACCGGAGTCTCGCCAGGCAAAGATTATGTGCCACCTACTATTGGTGACATTTTTGGAGCAAGCCAAGACACACTGTCTACTGCACTCCAATGGATCATTCTGATACTTGTGAG GTTTCCTCATATCCAGCTGCGTCTCCAAGAGGAAGTGGACAAAGTGGTCTACCGGAGCCGCCTGCCCACCATCGAAGACCAGTCTCAGTTGCCTTACGTGATGGCCTTTATCTACGAGGTGATGCGCTTCACCAGCTTTGTGCCTCTCACCATTCCCCACAGCACCATCAACGACACTACCATCATGGGCTACACCATCCTCAAGGACACAGTGATCTTCATCAACCAGTGGTCCAGCAACCACGACCCCGCCAGGTGGACACAACCAGAGACCTTTGACCCCCTGCGCTTCCTGGACCAGGACAGCTCTTTGAACAAGGACCTGGCCAGCAGTGTGCTCATCTTCTCCTTGGGAAAGAGGCGGTGCATCGGAGAAGAGCTGTCCAAGATGCAGCTGTTCCTATTTACTGCATTGCTGGCACACCAGGCCCACTTTAGTCCCGACCCGGACAAGCTGCCCACCATTGACTACACCTATGGGCTGACCCTGAAGCCCAATAACTTCTCCATAGCAGTAAATCTACGGGACACCATGGACGTCTTGGAGGAGGCTAGTCAAAAGCCCTTCTATGGGGAGACCCAGGAGGACACAGGCAACTCCAGATCAGACTGA